In the genome of Arachis stenosperma cultivar V10309 chromosome 6, arast.V10309.gnm1.PFL2, whole genome shotgun sequence, the window GAGTGCCACAACTAATTCTACAAAGCCAACACCTGACTCGGTGCCAAATGAAGGCCCTCAAACTACGAAGAAGGCAAGAAGTGCGTGCACTATGGCCCAATAAATTATAATGCCGAGCCGCAATATTGGCCGTCTCATAAGAGTTCGATCACATGAAACCCTGCAAGAAACGAGCACATGACATTCATTAAATTCATCAAACTAAAAAGCAAATAAAACAAGGTGAAAGAATCACGTTGCCTACCACAAGCCATCGATCAAGTCTGTCACAGGTCTAGTAAATCTCGGGACTATTTTTGAAGAACTAAGTGATTTGAAACCATGGACTGCAACAAGATAAGGGGAAACAAGAGTAAGTAAAAGAGACCATAATGTTTTGTTGAGATTGCAGAAGCCAGTTCAAAGTAAGGTCGCAGAAAAATACCTTTGTCGTCCTCTTCATCTTCTATCCTACTAGTACTAACAGGGTCTTCATCTACAGCAATGGCAACATAATCATTATTGCCCTTGCGCAAACTGCGGACTTGAGGTGTTACAAAAGGCCCTGTTGTTCTCCACTCGTTCACCTAttcacgaaaaaaaattaaaataaaaaggtcAAACAAACACAACCCCTCCAAATTCAAATTGAACCGACAACTGTGTGGATGCATTTCAACCAGAAAAGAACTATAACCAGTTTCCAATCACCACATCAAATAAAGTTAATTTCATAATATCAAAAACGAAATGCAAGTGTGTGTTATCATTTTCTATCAGAGTGAGATGTCAGAAGAGAGAAGGAACACATTCTACAGAATATAACTACTATACTTTTAAAACTGCTAGCAGATATTTGCTTGCAAAAATATAATGAGCAAGCAATATCACAAGATAAACACATGGAGATTTCAtgttttattctaatttaagATCAACTTTGAAGAGGTTTTTTATTTGATCTGAATTTATGATAAGATTCTTGCGCTAGTTGCATTTGGCAGCAGAGTAAAGGAtgcaagaaaaccaaggaaactACAATTTTATTCATGTTGTGCTTCTTTAATTCCTAGTGTAGAGATGTCAATGAAGTACCTAAGTAAATAGTAACAATCTCCAAACACATTTTCAGTTAAGACTAACAATGAATAAGTAGATAAATAACTGAGTTCCTTACCACTGGTTCAACTTCCAAAATTTCTGAGCTCGTGCTAGCTCCCTTCCCATTTTCTTCAACACCTTCAAGCAAATTCAACTGCATTTCTTTCTCATGCAAGGACTTCTCAAGAGTTTCTGCTTTGTGGTTCAACTTTTCTACCTTACTCTTTTCTTCTTGCAACATTGCATCCTTATTTTCAGCAACAGCCTTTAGATTCTCCAATTCCGATAATACAGACATCAGTTTCTTCTGAAGTATTTCTTTGTATTCATGAACTTGACTATTGCTTTTGAGGTCGGGAAGTATATCATCCATCCCCTCTTGAGATATCATTGTGTCAACCCACATCAAAAGCTCAAAGATCTCGTCTGAACCTGCCTTGTTACTCATTTGTGTTGCAAGAAGAACATCATTCGTGCATCTTGTAACCTCTTGTCTTAAGAAAGAAATTTCACCGTCTCTTTCTTGCAATTGGGACTGAAGCCTTTCAACCTCCGAAAGGAGACTTGCAGACAGGTGGTGAAGCTCATCAAACTTACCTACAGTTACAGCAAGCTTTTTCATAACCTTACCACGAGAGGAGTCAAGACTTTCAATCTCCTGAGTCTTCTGCTGAACAACCTTCTCAAGTTCCACAATCTTATTTGTCAGCTCTTCCATTTGCATCTCTTCCTCATCAAGTGCATGCATGAGTGATTCGATTTCTACAACAAACCATCAGGTCCAAGATATATTAAGTTCTCATTCATACAACAACAATAAcgaagccttgtcccactaggTGGGGTCGGCAAGTTCTCATTcataaccaaaaataaataaaatacatgtttaataaaaaataaaaaataataataaaaaaaaccaaGAAACCACATAAAGCTCACCTTGGTCTTTGGCGGCCAGCAAATCAGTCTGAGATTTGGTTCTCTCCTCCAATTCAGCTGCAATTCGTTGCTTTTCCTGCAGCTCATTTACTCTCTCTTCCAGTATCTTCCTTTCTGCCTCAATTACTTCCACCTGTTTCTTAAGATTGTGCTCTTGAATCTTAAGAGATTGAAGATCTTGAGAGTAACTGTTTGCAGAAGCTTCAGCATCCTTGATCTGCTTTACCAGCTCTGAGCAAATCCTCTCTCTTTGGACATCCTTCTCCTGAAGCTCTAGCTGTAAATTTGTTATAGTAGCCTTCATTTCACTATGATTAGCATCTGAAAATCCAGTTCTTATAGTAGCAACACTTTTTGCAGCCATCAGCAATCTATCTACGAGGGTTCTGATGCGTTCTTCAGATGTTCCATCGCCGAATGATGTCAGCATCAAGTTAATCCCTGGATCTGATTCAACCTTATTTCCAACCAGTTCAGCTTTTCCATTTTCAATTTCATTGACCGAGCtgatacatgcttcacaaaggtAGTCAATGCTCCCACGTAATGCAACTAGTTCCCCATCTTGATTAGTAACTTTTTGCTTCATGGCTTCACAAGACTCTCTTTGGATAGTCATTTCTTTTTCAATACTCGCCATTAGTTCAGACAGATTCTTGTCTTGCTCCAGCATCAAACTTGAGTGCATAGTTATTCTTTCCTTAAGAGAACCAATCTCTACCAATACCTCTTGCAGTTGACTCCGAAGAAGATGGAAATTTCCAACTGTGTCAAAATCAGATCGAGAATCTGAAGACAAGGAGCTCTTCTGGAGAGAAATGTCACAATATTAGGAAgaacaaattcaacaaaataATAACAAGAATTGCAAGTAAGCCTTATCAGAAAAATTAACTAAAAGATAAACCAGAAAtatgcaaggaatataaatgaGTCATAAAGAGAGAAGAGAACTGAGTTTCAAGTTGCAACTGCATCAATCCATTTCTATTCTATTTacaattataataaagataaaaatctCTACCTCCATTACGGACTGATATCTCAAAGGGGAAATATTTTTGTACCTGAATTTCTAACTGGTTATAGAAATTTCTGAAATCTTGAGGAAATAGGTTAACAAAACCACATGCAATAAAGAAGTTATTCAAAGTAATGCCTACAAGTTAATAATAAAATGTATGCAGCAAGCCAGCGTCTACTGAATACAAACTTCTATCCTTTTTCTGCGATAGAACAAAATAATCTTTCTGGCTCTGAAATTTGTCACCAGTGCTCAGTTTATTCTAGCTTGAGTAGTCACAACTCAGAAAATCTAAATCAATTAAATGATAATGCATTACAATGGTTTGAGATAACAAAAACAGAGAGAATAGAAATCTCAAACATGCAGCCAAGTTGTAATATCCCTATGCGTCGTATATCAGACCAAGAAGCTCTTTCAAATAACCATTCACAGAACAACAGAGGCTAGGAACACATCCATAGCATTACATGCTTATGGACAAAAGCATGCAGTTggggagagagaaaaaaagaaaaggaaaaaaaaatatctgAATGGTAACACATATATCAAAGTATGGAAATGAACCTAACAGCCCATTCAAATAGCATAAGATGGAATGGCCAGCACCCCTGGGAGAGGGGgagaaaaaacaaaacaaaacatacAAAAAAAAGTACAAGAAATCAAATCTACACAGCTTCACCCATCCAGTAACTGctttctaatttaaatttctaattgCTTTAGCATTTAGAGAAGTTGCTTTAGAAAACCAAATGTAATCAAAACTAAGtgctaaaaaaatattttctaatgACTGGTTTGAGTATccatataataataatacctTGGTAATAGATGACCAAGGTGACATGCCATTATGTGTTTTGGCAACAGATGAATCCAACATATTTGTAGCATTGCTTCCTTTTATGCATGACTTGAGACCAGCCTCCAGATTCTGAAAAGATTCCAAATCCATGGAGAACGCACTAACCAGTGAATGCTGTATCTCACCAAATCCTGTGCAGAGTTCATTCATGCTAGATTTTAATGCCGTCATCTCGGAAGAATGGTTCTTTTTTCCCTCCTCATGCAAGGCTGACAACTTTTGAAGATGTGAAAGAGCTTCCAGTTTGGCAGCCTCAAATGAATCCCTCTCTTTCCTGAGATCCACAAGCTCAGCATCTGCCTTTGCGAGCTCCTCCTGAAAAGCATCATTTCTTTCCTGAACCTCATTCAACTCTGCCAACAGGAGCTCTGCTGCTCTTTTAGATTTCCTGGATTCTTGTTCTAAAGAGGCAACAGTACCATGCAGATCAGAGCAAAGTTTCTCAATGCATTCCAACTTCTTGATTGGATCACTTATATAACCCTCACCACCAATCTCAATCTCACCTAACTTGTTCAAAATCAGGTTCAAAGAATATTCTTTCTCCTGCAAGTGGTGCTCAGATTCTGCCAAGTGGTTCTTCAGATGTATCATCTCAGATTCAAGAGCTTCCAATCTATTTGGGTAAGTTGACAAATGACTTAACTTCTGAGCATGCTCAGCCAGAGTATCTTCCCTCTTACTGATCTCAGATTTCAACTGCATAATCTCAGTAGTCATCTCTTCAATTGTTTGTTTAAGACTGTCTCGGTGTTGGACCAAAGACTTCCCTTTCCTGACAGCAACGTTTAATTTTTCTCTAACAGAAGCTGACTTCTGCTCCTCCTGATTAAGAAGCAATTGCAACTCCTCAATTCTTTTGCTCAAACCTTCAACTTCAATGGATAAAGCCATTTGCTTTTCCAAagttttctctctctcctcctttgCATGCTCCAATTCACTCAAAGCCTCCTCCAGATCTTTCTTATATCTATCAATATCTGCCTCCTCCTTATCATGCATATCTGTACTTCTTGCCTCCAGAATAGTGGCACCATCTTGTTGTGAACTGTCACTAGCAAGTTCAACCACATGCATCAGTTTGTTTGATTGAAGACTTGCTTGATTTTCTATAAGCTTTCTCAGCAGTTCTTCCAAGGAATCAATATTTGCACTTCCGGAAACCAGATTTTCTGTTTCAGATTCTGGCAACACATCACCAACTAAATCATGCAGTTTCCTGAGTTTGACATCAATGGTGAAAATTTGTTCTTCAATTGTATCTTTCTTTGATTGAAGGCTGGCTTGATTTTCTACAAGCTTTCTCAGCAATTCTTCCAAGGTATCAATATTTGCACTTCCGGAAACCAGATTTTCTGTTTCATATTCTGGCAAGACGTCAAAAACTAAGTCATGCAGTTTCCTGAGCCTGCCATTAGTGGTGAAAATTTGTTCTTCAATTGCACCTTTCTCTGATTGAATACTTGCTTGATTTTCTATAAGCTTTCTCAGCAGTTCTTCCAAGGAATCAATATTTGCACTTCCGGAAACAAGATTTTCAGTTTCGGATTCTGGCAGCGCATCACCTACTAATACATGCAGTTTTCTGAGCTTCCCATCAATGATGAAAATTTGTTCTTCAGTTGCATCCTTCTTTGTTTGAAGACTAGCTTGATTTTCTATAAGCTTTCTCAGCAGTTCTTCCAAGGAATCAATATTTGCAGTTCCAGAAACCAGATTTTCAGTTTCAGATTCTGGCAGCACATCACCAACTAAGTCATGCAGTTTTTTTAGCTTCCCATCAATGGTGTAAATTTGTTCTTCAATTGCATCTTTCTTTGATTGAAGGCTTGCTTGATTTTCTACAAGCTTTCTCAGCAGTTCTTCCAAGGAATCAATATTTGCACTTCCGGAAACAAGATTTTCAGTTTCGGATTCTGGCAGCGCATCACCTACTAATTCATGCAGTTTTCTGAGCTTCCCATCAATGATGAAAATTTGTTCTTCAGTTGCATCCTTCTTTGTTTGAAGACTAGCTTGATTTTCTATAAGCTTTCTCAGCAGTTCTTCCAAGGAATCAATATTTGCACTTCCAGAAACCAGAATTTCAGTTTCAGATTCTGGCAGCACATCACCAACTAAGTCATGCAGTTTTTTGAGCTTCCCATCAATGGTGAAAATTTGTTCTTCAATTGCATCTTTCTTTGATTGAAGGCTTGCTTGATTTTCTACAAGCTTTCTTAGCAATTCTTCCAAGGAATCAATATTTGCACTTCCAGAAACCAGATTTTGTGTTTCAGATTCTGGCAAGACATCACGAACTAAGTCATGCAGTTTTTGGAGCTTACCATCAATGGTGAAAATTTGTTCTTCAATTGCATCTTTCTTTGATTGAAGGCTTGCTTGATTTTCTACAAGCTTTCTCAGCAGTTCTTCCAAGGAATCAATATTTGCACTTCCGGAAACAAGATTTTCAGTTTTGGATTCTGGCAGCGCATCACCTACTAATTCATGCAGTTTTTTGAGCTTCCCATCAATGATGAAAATTTGTTCTTCAATTGCATCTTTCTTTGATTGAAGGCTTGCTTGATTTTCTACAAGCTTTCTCAGCAATTCTTCCAAGGAATCAATATTTGAACTTCCAGAAACCAGATTTTGTGTTTCAGATTCTGGCAAGACATCACGAATTAAGTCATGCAGTTTCCTGAGCTTGCCATCAGTGGTGAAAATTTGTTCTTCAATTGCACCTTTCTCTGATTGAATACTTGCTTGATTTTCTATAAGCTTTCTCAGCAGTTCTTCCAAGGAATCAATATTTGCACTTCCGGAAACAAGATTTTCAGTTTCGGATTCTGGCAGCGCATCACCAACTAAGTCATGCAGTGTCCTGAGCTTCCCACCAATGATGAAAATTTGTTCTTCATTTGCATCCTTCTTTGATTGAAGACTAGCTTGATTTTCCATAAGCCTTCTCAGCAGTTCTTCCAAGGAATCAATATTTAAACTTCCGGAAACAAGATTTTCATTTTCGGATTCTGGAAGCGCATCACCAACTAAGTCATGCAGTTTCCTGAGCTTCCCATCAATGATGAAAATTTGTTCTTCAATTGCATCCTTCTTTGATTGAAGACTAGCTTGATTTTCTATAAGCTTTCTCAGCAGTGCTTCCAAGGAATCAATACTTAAACTTCCGGAAACAAGATTTTCGGTTTCGGATTCTGGCAACACACCACCAACTAAGTCATGCAGTTTTCTGAGCTTCCCATCAATGGTGAAAATTTGTTCTTCAGTTGCATCTTTCTTTGATTTAAGACTTTCTTGATTTTCTACAAGCCTTCTCAGCAATTCTTCCAAGGAATCAATATTTGCACTTCCAGAAACCAGATTTTGTGTTTCAGATTCTGGCAAGACATCACGAACTAAGTCATGCAGTTTTTGGAGCTTACTATCAATGGTGAAAATTCGTTCTTCAATTGCATCCTTCTTTGATTGAAGACTAGCTTGATTTTCTATAAGCTTTCTCAGCAGTTCTTCCAAGGAATCAATATTTGCAGTTCCAGAAACCAGATTTTCCATTTCAGATTCTGGCAACGCATCACCAAGTAAGTCATGCAGTTTTCTGAGCTTGCTATCAATGGCAAATACTTGTTCTTCAAGTGAATCTTTCTTTTCCAATATATCCTTCAAACTAGCTAGTTCATTATGCAACTTTTCATTCTCAAGTTCTTTCTTTTCCAGTATATCCTTCAAACTAGATATTTCATTATGCATCACTTCATTCTGATATTCAGCTTGCCCAACCTCCATAGATAGTTTCTCACATTCAAACATCAGTACTTCCAGTTTTTCAGAAAGGTGCTCTCTCTCAGTTGTAAGAGATCTAAGGTCTGTCTGAAGAGCAGACACAGTCCTTTGAGACCCTTCAAGATCAGAATTTAGCAATCCACAATAGCTTTCGTATTTTTCAATCTTAAGCTGCAGAGAATCAACATGATGATTAGCCTCAGCAAGTGCTCGTCCTACCCATTCAATTCTATCCTCCATTTCCACAGACCGTAAATGTGAAGGCATATCAATCCTGTCTACAAGCTCTTCCCATCTCTGAACTATGCTGTTTCTTTCCATCAATGACTGCTCCAGCATTTCATTTTGCTCAGCCAGACCAAAATACTTCTTGTGTAACTCCTCAAATTTCTTTCTCAGATCATCTCCATCTAGTGGGACAAGACTGGCTTGTAGCTCTTCTTGTTGCTGCCGTACATCCCCTGGATCTGATTGCAGCTGACTATCATCTTTCCGGGAATCATCCCCTGAATCTGGTGGCAGCCGACCATCATCTTCCAAGGACTCTCTGGCAACATAACCAGCATCAGCATATGAAACTCCTCCTGCAGATTCCTTCTGCTCCCAATCATTCATAGGCAATGAGTTACTAGCAACTGACCTAGCCAACCAATCAATCTTTTCAATTATATCTCCTGAATGAAACTGCTCTGGGAGATCTAGTTCTTCCAAAACCTCTTCTATCCTCTGAAGCATTGAATCTTTAAGAAGAAATGACTCTCTCAAGGAATTAGATGAATTACGAATATATGAAAGCTCAGATTCCATAGCTTCCATGCGCTCACCAGCCTCTGCGTAGGTCTTAAGCTTTGTTTCAACCTCATGAAGTCTAGCATCTTTCAATTGCAACTCCTGCATGCATCTCTCCAGTTCACTAGATGTCTCAGCCAGAGACTGCTTGAGGCCATCCCGCTGGACAACCAAGCCTTTTCCCTTGGCAACTGCAATGCTAAGTTTCTCCCGCACGGAGGACACCTTTTGCTCTGAATATTCAAGTTCGTTTGTTTTCTCATGCAATTCAGAACGAGCAGCAGTAAGAGCTTCCTCTGCTTGGTGTAAGATTTCCTTAAGAACAAggatttcattttctttctcaaGACGCAGTGTGTCTAGATAATGCATTTGGTCCTTCAATTCAGCCAATTCAGTCTCGCTATATCCATAGCCTTCTTTAGTCATGTGTAACTGGATTTCAGCATCTCTGGTTTTCTGTAGAAGGCTAGACACTAATGAATCCAAGCATGAAAGAGGAGTATTATTTCTTTCAATCTGCGAATGCTCTATATTCAGAGCGCCGGCAAGATCTTCAATTAACTTGCTAACAGAGTCTAGATCAAGACACTTAATCTTCAGTTCCTCCATTTCTGACTTCATCTCATTGTTAACAGACTCGAGCTCCCGCTTTTCAGTCAATATATCCACAAGACATCTCATGATATTCTGATAGCTATCATAGTTAAGGAGATCAGGCAGTGCTTCACTTTGTACATCTATCTTCTCTTCACCCATAGATCCACTATGACTGAGCAGAAGTTTCCGCAGGTCATTGTATATCTTGTGCAATACACCAACGGCCAATTCATTCCGTCCAAGCATATCCTCACATTTCATATTCACCTCTTTAAATGATGAGCAGATTGTTTCATGTTCCGAACAAGTAGCTTCAAGTTTCTTCCGAAGATCAAAAATCATTTTAGTGGCTGCATTAACAGAAACTGCTAACAGATTATTGATATCCAAGTTATCATGAGCATCAAACGAGACGACTGAGGATGTTTCCCCAACTGATTCATTCAGCTTGCtaactaatttaaatatatCAGCCATAATAGTATTCCAGCCTTGCTCGAGCACCATAGTTCTTTGAGTCAACTCCTTCTGCAAATTTTCCAGTTGATCACCAATGATAGAAGACATCTCATTTGAACTTTGTTTCACATCACAGATTTCAGTATATAATTCACTAACTTTTGACTGAAACTGCCCAAGTTTTTCATAAAGTTCGTTATTTTTGGCTTTGAGTTGGATATCTTCTTGTTTTAAAGCTTCAGAGAGTTCCTCAAGATGacatttcttttcttgaaaGTCACCCAGAAGTTGTTTTGCAACTTCACATTGAACTGTAAGTTCAACATTGGATGCTTCCAAATTTGAACAATGTTGTTTCAATTCTTCGAACTGATCTTTGAGATCATGGTTCTTTGCATCACCACTTTTCCTACCATCACGCTCCCCCTTGAACAACGCATCTGCACTCTGAACATGCCCCTTCCACTCTGAAAGCAATTTTCTCATGTTTCCAGTTTCCTCTTTGGCAAACATAATAAATGATTCTGATGACGAATGAACTTCATTTGAATCCCTTACCTCCACCTCATGTTCATCTTCATGTGTTTTTGATACTGCAGCTGGAGAAACTTGTTCACCAGACCTGCCGACTGATTGAAAATGGAACTCATTAGTTGCCTGTTCAAGCTTCGCCAAAATTTTCTCCATCTCATTCAAGCAAGTCTTCAACGAAACAAAACCAAGAAAATCATCAAAGACTTCGTTTCCAACTTCTATAACTTCCATGGAACTCTTTAAGTCAGATAATTCAGTTGACAGCCTCTTACTTTCACCTAGATGAACCTCCTTCTCATTTGGAAGTCTGATTTTCTCAGAAGACACCAACTCGAGATTTTCATTCATACCCTTCTTTTCAGATTGTAAGCATGAGATCAAGCTTCTACCGTCGGACAAATCTGCTGACAGATTCAATGAATCTTCTTGGGAGACTTCACAACTAATCTGCAGCTCAACTACTCTGGCAGAAAGAGTTTCAACCACACCCTTGGCATCATTAAATTGGTTTTGCAGTTCAACACACTTTTGGGAAACATCTTGCAGTTCAGCACGGCAATTAGAAAGCTCTTCAATGAGGAGTTGATTCTTCTCGTTAACTTCGAGATGAGAAGCTCGGAGCTCAGATACTTCATCAATGACCTGGGGATGTTCATTGTCAGCCTGCAGCTGTAGCTCCAAGTGTTCACCTAACTGCATGTCAGATATACTTTTCATTAAAGTTGAAAGGAACAATTCTTCTTTAAGTCTCTGAAATGCTTCTGAAAAGTCACCATCAGGTAGAGTTGAATTAGTGGCTAGAGGATCTGCATCGGAAACTTCCCTTCTTGACTTGAGCAAAAAGTAAAACTCGTCTTCATTAAGCCCCATTATAATTTCAGCCAGCACATCTTCATTAAGATCTTTTATAATTCCAGCCAGCTTCATGAAATCAACTGTTTTTGCATCAAAACTATGAGAGGCATCCACTGGCCTGGCCAAATTAACCGCGTCATCTCCCATTGACAACTCATGATTTGGATCCAGAGCTATAGATCCAACGGGAGTGCTTTGCTGATAAGGCTCCTCCTGAAGTCCTCTGCCATGTCCACTATGAACCTGttcaacaatctgttcttgaaTAGGCTGAAGATGCATTTCTTCATGGGATGAACCTGATAATATTTCTCCCTCCAGATTCTTCACAGAAGGACCACCAGTTGCAATATCATCTCCCTGCCCTTGATTAGAAGTCAAATGTTTATCTGGCATAATGTCTTTAGGGGAGGAAACAACTTCAACTGACTTGCCCAGTTGTTCTGTTTTATGAAATTCCTCCTCCACATCAGTGCTTTGACCAGATTTCTTTGTATCCAAACCATCAGCATCCTGCATTGCCCCTACCCAGCAACAAATGagaatataaattataaaacaaATACACAAATCAATATTCCAGCCTGCGCAACTAATACCTTAATGCCTAAAAGTAAACGTATAACATTGTATTAAAAGGGAGAGTGAAAGCCCacaagagagagaaagagaaggagCACAAACCTAAGTTGGTTACCTTATCTTCCCTTGTTTGCATCAAGGATGTAATGGTCGTATCTTCAGATAAAAGCAAGGATACTTCCCTGCTATCACCCTCTGCTGTGACTGGAACAGGCTCGCCAACTGCAGTTGCAACAATGGCAGGTGCAGACTCATGATCATAAGTTGGTCCACCTTCAGGACCCAGGCTATCTGTAGTTTTCAAAGATATATCATCAGCCACAGCAGCACCAACATTCTGAGCATTTTTCCCTTGATCGTGGAAAGACAACTCAGAATCTTCCTTACTGACCTCCTGAGCCTCGGCACCTGGCCTTCTATCCAATTCCAGATCTTTCTGGTCGTCTGAAGTTCGCAAAGAAACATCCTCAGCCACATCAGCACCAACATACTCAGCACGTTTCCCTTGATCTTGGGAAGACAGCTCAGAATCAACCTCA includes:
- the LOC130934970 gene encoding uncharacterized protein LOC130934970 isoform X2 yields the protein MDRSKSRTDLLAAGKKRLQQFRQKKDGKGGSSRGKSKKSDKNLIPEDDTDGQSSPSMSTTSSQVTDGNVETDNESNAVSAELLESQSSPNSLTLDNLDPSADSSPLTITNTIDEETELDSGRKTALAVQEGREVDSELSSQDQGKRAEYVGADVAEDVSLRTSDDQKDLELDRRPGAEAQEVSKEDSELSFHDQGKNAQNVGAAVADDISLKTTDSLGPEGGPTYDHESAPAIVATAVGEPVPVTAEGDSREVSLLLSEDTTITSLMQTREDKVTNLGAMQDADGLDTKKSGQSTDVEEEFHKTEQLGKSVEVVSSPKDIMPDKHLTSNQGQGDDIATGGPSVKNLEGEILSGSSHEEMHLQPIQEQIVEQVHSGHGRGLQEEPYQQSTPVGSIALDPNHELSMGDDAVNLARPVDASHSFDAKTVDFMKLAGIIKDLNEDVLAEIIMGLNEDEFYFLLKSRREVSDADPLATNSTLPDGDFSEAFQRLKEELFLSTLMKSISDMQLGEHLELQLQADNEHPQVIDEVSELRASHLEVNEKNQLLIEELSNCRAELQDVSQKCVELQNQFNDAKGVVETLSARVVELQISCEVSQEDSLNLSADLSDGRSLISCLQSEKKGMNENLELVSSEKIRLPNEKEVHLGESKRLSTELSDLKSSMEVIEVGNEVFDDFLGFVSLKTCLNEMEKILAKLEQATNEFHFQSVGRSGEQVSPAAVSKTHEDEHEVEVRDSNEVHSSSESFIMFAKEETGNMRKLLSEWKGHVQSADALFKGERDGRKSGDAKNHDLKDQFEELKQHCSNLEASNVELTVQCEVAKQLLGDFQEKKCHLEELSEALKQEDIQLKAKNNELYEKLGQFQSKVSELYTEICDVKQSSNEMSSIIGDQLENLQKELTQRTMVLEQGWNTIMADIFKLVSKLNESVGETSSVVSFDAHDNLDINNLLAVSVNAATKMIFDLRKKLEATCSEHETICSSFKEVNMKCEDMLGRNELAVGVLHKIYNDLRKLLLSHSGSMGEEKIDVQSEALPDLLNYDSYQNIMRCLVDILTEKRELESVNNEMKSEMEELKIKCLDLDSVSKLIEDLAGALNIEHSQIERNNTPLSCLDSLVSSLLQKTRDAEIQLHMTKEGYGYSETELAELKDQMHYLDTLRLEKENEILVLKEILHQAEEALTAARSELHEKTNELEYSEQKVSSVREKLSIAVAKGKGLVVQRDGLKQSLAETSSELERCMQELQLKDARLHEVETKLKTYAEAGERMEAMESELSYIRNSSNSLRESFLLKDSMLQRIEEVLEELDLPEQFHSGDIIEKIDWLARSVASNSLPMNDWEQKESAGGVSYADAGYVARESLEDDGRLPPDSGDDSRKDDSQLQSDPGDVRQQQEELQASLVPLDGDDLRKKFEELHKKYFGLAEQNEMLEQSLMERNSIVQRWEELVDRIDMPSHLRSVEMEDRIEWVGRALAEANHHVDSLQLKIEKYESYCGLLNSDLEGSQRTVSALQTDLRSLTTEREHLSEKLEVLMFECEKLSMEVGQAEYQNEVMHNEISSLKDILEKKELENEKLHNELASLKDILEKKDSLEEQVFAIDSKLRKLHDLLGDALPESEMENLVSGTANIDSLEELLRKLIENQASLQSKKDAIEERIFTIDSKLQKLHDLVRDVLPESETQNLVSGSANIDSLEELLRRLVENQESLKSKKDATEEQIFTIDGKLRKLHDLVGGVLPESETENLVSGSLSIDSLEALLRKLIENQASLQSKKDAIEEQIFIIDGKLRKLHDLVGDALPESENENLVSGSLNIDSLEELLRRLMENQASLQSKKDANEEQIFIIGGKLRTLHDLVGDALPESETENLVSGSANIDSLEELLRKLIENQASIQSEKGAIEEQIFTTDGKLRKLHDLIRDVLPESETQNLVSGSSNIDSLEELLRKLVENQASLQSKKDAIEEQIFIIDGKLKKLHELVGDALPESKTENLVSGSANIDSLEELLRKLVENQASLQSKKDAIEEQIFTIDGKLQKLHDLVRDVLPESETQNLVSGSANIDSLEELLRKLVENQASLQSKKDAIEEQIFTIDGKLKKLHDLVGDVLPESETEILVSGSANIDSLEELLRKLIENQASLQTKKDATEEQIFIIDGKLRKLHELVGDALPESETENLVSGSANIDSLEELLRKLVENQASLQSKKDAIEEQIYTIDGKLKKLHDLVGDVLPESETENLVSGTANIDSLEELLRKLIENQASLQTKKDATEEQIFIIDGKLRKLHVLVGDALPESETENLVSGSANIDSLEELLRKLIENQASIQSEKGAIEEQIFTTNGRLRKLHDLVFDVLPEYETENLVSGSANIDTLEELLRKLVENQASLQSKKDTIEEQIFTIDVKLRKLHDLVGDVLPESETENLVSGSANIDSLEELLRKLIENQASLQSNKLMHVVELASDSSQQDGATILEARSTDMHDKEEADIDRYKKDLEEALSELEHAKEEREKTLEKQMALSIEVEGLSKRIEELQLLLNQEEQKSASVREKLNVAVRKGKSLVQHRDSLKQTIEEMTTEIMQLKSEISKREDTLAEHAQKLSHLSTYPNRLEALESEMIHLKNHLAESEHHLQEKEYSLNLILNKLGEIEIGGEGYISDPIKKLECIEKLCSDLHGTVASLEQESRKSKRAAELLLAELNEVQERNDAFQEELAKADAELVDLRKERDSFEAAKLEALSHLQKLSALHEEGKKNHSSEMTALKSSMNELCTGFGEIQHSLVSAFSMDLESFQNLEAGLKSCIKGSNATNMLDSSVAKTHNGMSPWSSITKSSLSSDSRSDFDTVGNFHLLRSQLQEVLVEIGSLKERITMHSSLMLEQDKNLSELMASIEKEMTIQRESCEAMKQKVTNQDGELVALRGSIDYLCEACISSVNEIENGKAELVGNKVESDPGINLMLTSFGDGTSEERIRTLVDRLLMAAKSVATIRTGFSDANHSEMKATITNLQLELQEKDVQRERICSELVKQIKDAEASANSYSQDLQSLKIQEHNLKKQVEVIEAERKILEERVNELQEKQRIAAELEERTKSQTDLLAAKDQEIESLMHALDEEEMQMEELTNKIVELEKVVQQKTQEIESLDSSRGKVMKKLAVTVGKFDELHHLSASLLSEVERLQSQLQERDGEISFLRQEVTRCTNDVLLATQMSNKAGSDEIFELLMWVDTMISQEGMDDILPDLKSNSQVHEYKEILQKKLMSVLSELENLKAVAENKDAMLQEEKSKVEKLNHKAETLEKSLHEKEMQLNLLEGVEENGKGASTSSEILEVEPVVNEWRTTGPFVTPQVRSLRKGNNDYVAIAVDEDPVSTSRIEDEEDDKVHGFKSLSSSKIVPRFTRPVTDLIDGLWVSCDRTLMRRPILRLGIIIYWAIVHALLAFFVV